From the Desulfosarcina sp. BuS5 genome, one window contains:
- a CDS encoding AAA family ATPase: protein MYEKFYGLNEKPFNIVPNPAYLYRSEKHQDALTYLEYGLMEATGFILLTGEIGTGKTTLVRYILNQVEPDMDVAVIFNTNITSDQLIGLILDNFGINSKKDKTANLDLLYRFLIEKFSDGSRVLIIIDEAQNLAADVLEEVRMLSNLQSDEQILLQIMLVGQPELKARLQDPRLAQLAQRITVNYHLSTLTREETGEYIAYRLKKAGGSPDIFMPEAVDLIYTNSGGVPRIINLFCDTAMVYGFGYELKQINSKVIDRVIEDKGGIGFYVEPEKKKDEDKKDEDKGGILPAMKGEGGDEELLQRFQRFEVNLQDIRLKINMLVKKQANQDDYHDEMVSTLQNLLDRERENSDKIIKEYAALDERFKRLSGDYFGMIKKEAGEERPTLQSPKDEDPKNQHVKRGIMQWFAKRY from the coding sequence ATGTATGAAAAATTTTACGGCCTGAATGAAAAGCCCTTTAATATAGTACCTAATCCCGCGTATCTTTACAGGAGTGAAAAACATCAGGATGCCTTGACATATCTGGAATATGGGTTGATGGAGGCAACCGGTTTTATCCTCCTGACCGGGGAGATCGGCACCGGCAAGACTACCCTGGTGCGATATATCCTTAATCAGGTTGAGCCTGATATGGATGTTGCGGTTATTTTCAATACTAATATTACATCTGATCAGCTGATCGGCCTTATCCTGGATAATTTTGGAATCAATTCCAAAAAAGATAAAACAGCTAATCTTGATCTGCTGTATCGTTTTTTGATAGAAAAATTTTCCGATGGCAGCAGGGTTTTGATAATTATAGACGAGGCACAGAATCTTGCTGCAGATGTTCTGGAAGAAGTCAGAATGCTGTCGAATCTTCAGTCGGATGAGCAGATCCTGTTACAGATCATGCTGGTGGGACAGCCCGAATTAAAAGCCAGACTTCAAGATCCCAGGCTGGCTCAGCTTGCGCAGCGTATTACCGTAAATTATCATTTATCTACCCTTACTAGGGAGGAAACAGGGGAGTATATAGCGTACCGGTTGAAAAAAGCAGGCGGGAGTCCTGATATATTCATGCCTGAAGCCGTTGATTTAATCTATACAAATTCCGGGGGGGTTCCCAGGATTATAAACCTGTTCTGTGATACTGCCATGGTCTATGGCTTTGGTTATGAATTGAAACAGATAAACTCAAAAGTTATTGACCGGGTTATTGAAGATAAAGGCGGAATAGGATTTTATGTCGAGCCGGAGAAAAAAAAGGATGAAGATAAAAAAGATGAAGATAAAGGCGGGATTTTGCCGGCAATGAAAGGGGAGGGGGGTGATGAGGAACTTTTACAGCGGTTCCAGAGATTTGAAGTTAATCTCCAGGATATCAGGCTGAAAATTAATATGCTTGTTAAAAAACAGGCGAATCAAGATGATTACCATGATGAAATGGTCAGCACGCTGCAGAACCTTCTTGATCGGGAAAGAGAAAATAGCGATAAAATTATAAAGGAATATGCAGCCCTGGATGAAAGATTCAAGCGGTTATCCGGAGATTATTTCGGTATGATAAAAAAAGAGGCCGGGGAAGAAAGGCCGACATTGCAATCACCGAAAGATGAAGATCCAAAAAATCAACATGTAAAACGGGGGATTATGCAATGGTTTGCCAAGCGTTATTGA
- a CDS encoding tetratricopeptide repeat protein, whose protein sequence is MSKYLSKTLIVCLLAFLLAACGTPEEKKMKFFTKGQTLFEKKDYVKARLEFKNALQIDPKFAGAYYMLGMVEFKDKNYKKAFGLFSKTISLDPKNMDAHLQLGKLFIAGRAFDRAKKEVELILKANPDNLEALLLKGAILLSEKKSSEAEKLLRMLLEKGMTKPDIYIMIASIYSRDKNLHDAIEIIRTGIKENPQSVSLHLILARFYAGSGQPDDAVDTLKKIIKLEPDKVGPKFNLAGFYWDSGRQDKAVTLLKELVESDKTNEDNWINFAKFYITKKQIDEAEKMLRQGLEHNPGSYKLRFILGELYAKQNKSDKAVEILKECLALDKDPAAPEILQAKNALAKIYLIKKDLKTAEVYVTEVLKEDSKSLEAHFTKGEICLIKGDGLNAISEFRTIVNEKPENITAYLRLAQAHMMNNEKGLALDTLRSALKVNPKSRKALTGIARILVMNKDYKGAEDNLKKIIAYYPDDIGAKAALGDLFAGLKKFDQAENEYKKIIRIMPENAQGYLKLARLYGAEKKWDQAIRILEQGYEKNRQSAAILSSMLRLYIFKKKHNKAIAICEERIKDNPGDAFAYNMLGQIYGSQKKYKKSGNAFKKAIKIQPLWPAPHNNLASLYIAQGKKQEAIDKFESALKANPNNPAAYLSLGQIYDQAGEYEKAIKTYENALEVNPKLWSAANNLAFLISNHYQTDEELEKALEIAKKAEQARPNEAVILDTIGWIYYKMENLTEALRFTRYAFDAAPDNPVIAYHMGMLLNKTGRIEEAVDMLEKALAENQDFDGRNEAKKILKKLKGQLL, encoded by the coding sequence ATGTCTAAATACTTATCCAAAACTCTTATTGTCTGTCTTTTGGCTTTCCTCCTTGCCGCCTGCGGCACACCGGAAGAGAAAAAAATGAAATTTTTCACTAAAGGGCAAACACTTTTTGAAAAAAAGGATTACGTAAAGGCCCGGCTGGAATTCAAGAATGCCCTGCAGATCGATCCAAAATTTGCGGGCGCCTATTACATGCTGGGTATGGTGGAATTTAAGGATAAAAATTATAAAAAGGCTTTTGGTCTCTTTTCAAAAACAATATCCCTTGATCCTAAAAATATGGATGCACATCTGCAGCTTGGCAAACTTTTCATAGCAGGCCGGGCTTTTGACCGGGCCAAAAAAGAGGTTGAGCTGATATTAAAGGCAAACCCGGATAATCTTGAGGCGCTCCTTTTGAAAGGAGCAATCCTGCTGAGCGAAAAAAAGAGCTCTGAAGCGGAAAAGCTGCTTAGAATGCTGCTTGAAAAAGGAATGACCAAACCGGACATATATATTATGATCGCATCTATTTATTCCCGGGATAAAAATCTCCATGATGCTATAGAAATCATCCGGACCGGTATTAAAGAAAACCCACAATCTGTTTCGCTCCATCTTATTCTGGCCCGATTTTATGCCGGCTCCGGGCAGCCCGATGACGCTGTTGACACTCTGAAAAAAATCATCAAGCTGGAACCTGACAAGGTCGGCCCAAAATTTAATCTGGCCGGTTTTTATTGGGATTCGGGCCGGCAAGACAAGGCTGTGACCCTGCTGAAGGAATTGGTTGAATCGGATAAAACCAATGAGGATAACTGGATCAATTTCGCCAAATTCTATATAACCAAAAAACAGATTGATGAAGCTGAAAAAATGCTGCGCCAGGGGCTGGAACATAATCCCGGCAGTTACAAGCTCCGTTTTATACTTGGCGAGCTCTATGCAAAACAAAACAAATCGGACAAAGCGGTTGAGATTCTTAAAGAATGCCTGGCACTGGATAAAGATCCGGCAGCGCCGGAGATTTTGCAGGCCAAAAATGCGCTCGCAAAAATATATCTTATTAAAAAGGATCTAAAAACAGCGGAAGTGTATGTTACGGAGGTGCTAAAAGAAGATTCTAAAAGCCTTGAAGCGCATTTTACCAAAGGAGAGATCTGCCTTATCAAGGGTGACGGTTTGAATGCCATCTCTGAATTTCGCACCATAGTAAACGAAAAGCCTGAAAATATTACCGCCTATCTTCGCCTTGCCCAGGCGCACATGATGAACAATGAAAAAGGTCTGGCCCTGGACACCCTCCGCAGTGCCCTGAAAGTTAACCCGAAATCAAGAAAGGCTTTAACGGGTATTGCGCGCATACTTGTTATGAATAAGGATTATAAAGGTGCCGAAGATAATCTGAAAAAAATAATAGCTTATTATCCTGATGATATCGGAGCAAAAGCTGCGCTTGGCGATCTTTTTGCCGGTTTAAAGAAATTTGACCAAGCTGAAAATGAGTATAAAAAAATAATCCGAATAATGCCTGAAAATGCCCAGGGTTATTTAAAGCTGGCCAGATTGTACGGCGCCGAAAAAAAGTGGGATCAGGCTATCCGGATCCTGGAGCAGGGCTATGAAAAAAACCGCCAGTCTGCCGCCATTTTATCTTCCATGCTCAGGCTTTATATTTTCAAGAAAAAACATAACAAAGCCATAGCGATATGTGAGGAAAGAATAAAAGATAATCCTGGGGATGCGTTTGCATACAACATGCTGGGACAAATTTACGGATCTCAAAAAAAATATAAAAAATCTGGAAATGCATTTAAAAAAGCGATTAAAATCCAGCCCTTGTGGCCGGCGCCGCATAATAACCTGGCCAGTCTTTATATTGCGCAGGGAAAAAAACAGGAAGCTATAGACAAATTTGAATCCGCCTTAAAGGCCAATCCCAACAATCCGGCCGCGTACTTGTCACTTGGACAAATATATGACCAGGCCGGCGAATATGAAAAGGCAATCAAAACATATGAAAATGCCCTGGAGGTTAACCCGAAGCTCTGGTCGGCCGCTAATAATCTTGCATTTTTGATAAGTAATCACTACCAAACAGACGAGGAGCTTGAAAAAGCTCTCGAAATTGCAAAAAAAGCTGAACAAGCAAGACCAAACGAGGCGGTAATACTTGATACTATAGGATGGATATATTACAAAATGGAGAATCTGACTGAAGCATTGCGGTTTACCCGTTATGCCTTTGATGCAGCGCCTGACAATCCTGTGATAGCATACCATATGGGGATGCTTTTAAATAAAACCGGCCGGATCGAAGAAGCTGTTGATATGCTTGAAAAGGCCCTTGCCGAAAATCAGGATTTTGACGGCAGGAATGAGGCGAAAAAAATATTAAAAAAACTTAAAGGACAATTATTATGA
- a CDS encoding GumC family protein translates to MEEAALSPADYIQIVKNRKWSLIIPALIIFVIAAIVALTLPPVYKSTATILIEEQEIPADFVITTVTSYAEQRIQSINQRIMSTTKLLNIIKRFDLYPDKQKKWTQEEIVEKMRGDVSMEPISAEVMDRRTGRASVATIAFTLSYEGKDTPEKIQRVANVITSLFLEENLQVRERQTSETTKFLETEMLKVKNDLAEIEGKIAIFKKEHINELPELIQVNMQTLNSLEQNIDRLNELLRTLKERESSLQTQLSGIISESANQDKQRLDELKLQVVYLKSRFSDKYPDVIKTKNEIAELEKQINAPGGSKGKKNDIKHNPVHITLASQLSGVKSEIDSVYRQIKEVKEKRDDYRARIEATPRIEEQFKALATEQLNTRAKYEDLMRKFMEAKVAQGLEKEQKGERFTLIDPAQLPEKPFKPNRLAIILIGLVLSLGAGVGAASLKEFTDQSVRKAETLTAATSFPVLAEIPEILTSKDIVSKKKNRIILAIGIILFVVAAIIIFHFFIMDFNVFWAKLMRKL, encoded by the coding sequence ATGGAAGAAGCCGCTTTATCACCTGCCGACTACATTCAGATTGTAAAAAACAGGAAATGGTCACTGATTATTCCTGCTTTAATCATATTTGTTATTGCCGCAATAGTTGCCTTGACGCTGCCGCCGGTTTACAAATCGACAGCTACAATCCTGATTGAAGAGCAGGAGATCCCGGCCGATTTTGTCATCACAACCGTTACAAGCTATGCTGAGCAGCGGATCCAGTCCATCAACCAGCGAATCATGAGCACGACCAAGCTGCTGAATATTATTAAGCGTTTTGATCTTTACCCGGACAAACAAAAAAAATGGACACAGGAAGAGATAGTTGAAAAAATGCGTGGAGATGTTTCAATGGAGCCTATCAGTGCCGAGGTAATGGACCGCCGCACAGGCAGGGCTTCAGTCGCAACCATAGCTTTTACCCTTTCCTATGAAGGCAAGGATACACCCGAAAAAATTCAGCGGGTTGCCAATGTTATAACTTCCCTGTTTCTCGAAGAAAACCTCCAGGTCCGGGAGCGTCAGACAAGCGAGACGACCAAATTCCTGGAAACCGAGATGCTCAAGGTTAAAAATGATCTTGCGGAAATAGAGGGAAAAATTGCCATCTTTAAAAAGGAGCATATTAATGAACTACCTGAACTGATACAGGTCAATATGCAAACCTTAAACAGCCTGGAGCAGAATATTGACCGTCTGAACGAACTCCTTCGCACGCTCAAGGAAAGGGAAAGTTCTTTGCAAACCCAGCTATCCGGGATCATTTCGGAATCGGCCAACCAGGACAAACAGCGGCTGGACGAGCTTAAGTTGCAGGTTGTTTATCTGAAAAGCCGCTTTTCAGATAAGTATCCGGATGTGATAAAAACAAAAAATGAAATCGCAGAACTGGAAAAACAGATCAACGCCCCAGGAGGATCAAAAGGTAAAAAAAATGATATAAAACATAATCCTGTACATATCACCCTGGCATCCCAGCTTTCAGGCGTAAAGTCCGAGATAGATTCCGTTTACAGGCAGATAAAAGAGGTCAAGGAGAAACGAGACGATTATAGGGCCAGAATTGAAGCGACTCCGCGCATAGAAGAACAATTCAAGGCACTGGCAACTGAACAGTTGAACACCAGGGCCAAATATGAAGACCTGATGAGAAAATTCATGGAAGCAAAGGTCGCCCAGGGACTGGAAAAAGAGCAGAAAGGAGAGCGTTTCACCTTGATCGATCCGGCCCAGTTGCCTGAGAAACCTTTTAAACCCAACCGTCTTGCAATTATCCTGATAGGTCTTGTTCTATCTTTAGGAGCTGGAGTGGGGGCTGCTTCTTTAAAAGAATTTACAGATCAATCTGTCCGCAAAGCAGAGACCCTTACAGCCGCGACATCGTTCCCGGTACTGGCGGAAATACCTGAAATTTTAACCAGCAAGGATATTGTGAGTAAAAAAAAAAATCGCATTATCCTGGCAATAGGAATAATTTTATTTGTGGTGGCAGCAATTATTATTTTTCATTTTTTTATTATGGATTTTAATGTATTCTGGGCCAAACTCATGCGGAAGCTATAA
- a CDS encoding polysaccharide biosynthesis/export family protein yields MKRLKLLVMVLISAVLIPVSILATACLAEEDRVKFFGDDYLIGPGDILDISVWKEEALTKLVTVLPDGKISFPLIGDIDAAGKTVASLGNELNKKIERYVPDPNLSVVVQQVNSMLIYIIGRINHPGRFVLNTNINVLQALSMAGGLNPFAKKNKVLIFREKNDKTTIFKFRYDDVSKGENLEQNIMLKRGDIIVVP; encoded by the coding sequence ATGAAAAGGTTAAAACTCCTGGTAATGGTTTTAATTTCAGCCGTTTTAATTCCAGTTTCCATACTTGCTACAGCGTGCCTGGCAGAAGAAGATAGGGTAAAATTTTTTGGTGATGACTATTTAATCGGTCCCGGTGATATCCTGGATATTTCCGTCTGGAAAGAGGAAGCTTTGACCAAACTGGTTACTGTTCTGCCTGATGGTAAAATTTCATTCCCGTTGATCGGTGATATTGATGCTGCCGGAAAAACAGTGGCTTCTCTCGGGAATGAATTGAATAAAAAAATTGAGCGATATGTTCCCGATCCAAACCTGTCCGTGGTTGTGCAGCAAGTAAACAGCATGCTGATCTATATTATTGGCCGGATAAATCATCCCGGTCGTTTTGTTCTCAATACTAACATAAATGTGCTCCAGGCGCTCTCCATGGCCGGTGGACTGAATCCATTTGCAAAAAAAAATAAAGTCCTGATTTTCAGGGAGAAAAACGACAAAACAACTATTTTTAAATTCAGGTACGACGATGTCTCAAAAGGCGAAAATCTTGAACAAAACATAATGCTGAAACGCGGGGATATTATAGTAGTGCCGTAG
- a CDS encoding outer membrane beta-barrel protein: MVLQKKIILYLFALALVAGPGKAAADDFKLIPSIGIKGEYNDNIFFDDGNEEEDFITTISPGLKLSNRTERLNAGLSARFDGISYFDNNDLNAIDQDYKGNLDYQLTPKTGVTADAGYKKDSRRDRDIEVIDEGTATGLIQGDETRIRYNGGFSFNSMLTETTAVNCSYSFAKDDFDNREDNDIRMQNVNLGFTHNLTFIDELTVGRLNFGYGRYDYLDGEITRSFLTIIDNTRIDYYSATIGVSRNVSEVFSILADIGGSYTKSKYETSYEYDQPFSVYDSTQKENNSGTGMVARITTSYNGELTSGSLNFSHDVRASSGTSGATERTSIELNISRRFTYELSGRISTEYYLNKADDGDYSARGTDETTWRIRPSIRYNFTNDLFMEASYYFTKNKDREDHTDTRRNQFFIKISMDYPLFE, encoded by the coding sequence ATGGTCTTACAAAAAAAAATTATCTTATATTTATTTGCCTTGGCTCTTGTGGCCGGGCCGGGAAAAGCTGCCGCAGACGATTTCAAGCTTATACCTTCAATTGGCATTAAAGGGGAATATAATGACAATATATTTTTCGACGACGGGAATGAAGAAGAAGACTTTATAACCACGATTTCGCCCGGGCTGAAACTGAGCAACCGTACCGAGAGATTAAATGCCGGCCTGTCCGCCCGTTTTGACGGAATAAGCTACTTTGATAATAATGACCTGAATGCCATAGATCAGGATTATAAAGGCAATCTGGATTATCAGCTTACACCTAAAACAGGTGTAACCGCTGATGCCGGTTATAAAAAGGATTCCCGCCGGGACCGTGATATTGAAGTAATAGATGAAGGCACGGCAACAGGCCTGATTCAAGGCGATGAAACCCGTATAAGGTATAACGGCGGCTTTTCTTTCAACAGCATGCTTACCGAAACAACTGCAGTAAACTGCTCGTATTCATTTGCAAAAGATGATTTTGATAACCGTGAAGATAATGACATCCGCATGCAGAATGTAAATCTGGGATTTACCCATAATTTGACTTTTATAGATGAACTGACTGTGGGACGTTTGAATTTCGGTTATGGAAGATATGATTATCTGGATGGTGAAATTACCAGATCTTTTTTAACAATTATTGACAATACAAGAATAGATTATTATTCCGCTACAATCGGTGTCAGCCGAAATGTTAGTGAAGTTTTCAGCATACTTGCCGATATAGGAGGTAGTTACACAAAATCGAAATATGAAACCAGTTATGAGTATGATCAACCTTTTAGCGTATACGATTCTACCCAAAAAGAAAATAACAGCGGCACCGGCATGGTCGCGCGGATTACTACTTCCTATAATGGAGAGCTTACAAGCGGCAGTCTTAATTTTTCCCATGACGTCAGAGCATCCAGCGGGACATCGGGAGCAACCGAAAGAACATCCATAGAGCTTAATATAAGCCGGAGGTTCACATACGAACTCAGCGGCCGGATATCGACGGAATATTATCTTAACAAAGCCGATGACGGCGACTATTCAGCGAGGGGTACTGATGAAACCACCTGGCGCATACGCCCCAGTATAAGGTATAATTTTACCAATGATCTTTTTATGGAAGCTTCATATTATTTTACAAAAAATAAAGACAGGGAAGATCATACAGATACAAGGCGAAATCAATTTTTTATTAAAATTTCAATGGATTATCCATTGTTTGAATAA
- a CDS encoding thiolase family protein — protein sequence MKDVVIVSGSRTAIGSFGGGLKTVPVVELGSLVMKDVLKRVGLKPVPNELMEESAPDKLKGRGIIELEKKGYDWDNSAAPVTIDEVIMGNVLQAGQGQNTARQAMIKAGIVKETPATTINKICGSGLKAIAMGAASIMAGQADIVLAGGQEAMSMAPMALPKARWGHRMELTGVGDIYDIMVFDGLYEIFYGYHMGLTAENIADLYDIGRKEQDELGVLSHNRARKAIADGIFADEIVPVVIKTRKGETVFDIDERPMDTNMEKMGKLRPAFKKGGSVTAGNASGINDAAAAVLLMTADKAKDMGLEPIVKIKAFAAGGIDPAYMGLGPVPAVRKVLKATGMTLDDIDMIELNEAFASQAIGCMRELGIETDRPNELGSGISLGHPIGCTGARQMVTGMNHMKRKGYSTGLISMCIGGGMGMAMIIER from the coding sequence ATGAAAGACGTGGTAATTGTAAGTGGCTCAAGAACTGCTATAGGTAGTTTCGGCGGAGGGTTGAAAACAGTTCCGGTGGTTGAATTAGGCTCGTTGGTAATGAAGGATGTTCTTAAACGCGTTGGCCTTAAACCGGTGCCGAATGAATTAATGGAGGAGAGCGCCCCGGACAAGCTGAAAGGCAGGGGAATTATTGAGCTTGAAAAAAAAGGTTATGATTGGGACAATTCTGCGGCTCCGGTAACAATCGACGAAGTGATTATGGGTAATGTGCTGCAGGCCGGTCAGGGCCAGAATACTGCGCGTCAGGCCATGATAAAGGCCGGAATCGTCAAAGAGACTCCGGCCACGACGATAAACAAAATCTGCGGTTCAGGCCTCAAAGCAATTGCCATGGGAGCAGCATCGATCATGGCCGGCCAGGCTGATATAGTGCTTGCGGGTGGTCAGGAAGCGATGAGCATGGCGCCCATGGCGCTGCCCAAGGCTCGATGGGGGCACAGAATGGAGCTTACCGGTGTCGGCGACATATATGATATCATGGTTTTTGACGGGTTGTATGAAATTTTCTACGGATACCATATGGGTTTAACTGCGGAAAATATTGCCGATCTGTACGATATAGGCCGGAAGGAGCAGGACGAACTCGGTGTTTTGAGCCATAACAGGGCAAGAAAGGCCATTGCAGACGGAATTTTTGCCGACGAAATTGTGCCGGTCGTAATCAAAACCAGGAAAGGTGAAACGGTTTTTGATATTGATGAGCGTCCCATGGATACAAACATGGAAAAAATGGGCAAATTAAGACCGGCCTTTAAAAAAGGCGGATCAGTCACAGCCGGAAATGCATCCGGAATTAACGATGCTGCGGCGGCCGTCCTTTTAATGACCGCTGATAAAGCAAAAGATATGGGGCTTGAGCCTATAGTAAAAATAAAGGCTTTTGCAGCCGGGGGCATAGACCCTGCGTATATGGGCCTCGGTCCCGTGCCGGCTGTAAGAAAAGTTTTAAAGGCTACAGGAATGACGCTTGATGATATTGATATGATCGAGTTGAATGAAGCCTTTGCATCCCAGGCGATTGGATGTATGCGTGAACTAGGGATCGAAACCGACCGGCCCAATGAGCTTGGAAGCGGTATTTCCCTAGGCCATCCGATAGGGTGCACAGGTGCCAGGCAGATGGTTACCGGAATGAACCATATGAAACGCAAAGGCTATAGTACCGGCCTGATAAGCATGTGTATCGGGGGCGGAATGGGCATGGCAATGATAATTGAACGTTAA
- a CDS encoding CpsD/CapB family tyrosine-protein kinase, which produces MELRKAIEKAKQERERTGSTAQQNKAKAPVHQAVQKNTGWTPPDYLESKSAQLDTVKAEENKCAALFSDSVAINYYKVLKTRIQHCMQANGWNTIMITSVNPGEGKTLTSINLAITMAREFNQTVLLVDTDLHHQNIHKYLGVSSNIGLIDYLENNTPLKELIIWPGIEKLTFISGGKNVLESSELLGSPKMKNLVDEMKKRYDERYIIFDIPPVLGNADAITFAPMVDCTLMVVEEGKTTIQDVKKAVDLLPQNNFIGYVLNRQTASIHKRMKYGYGYA; this is translated from the coding sequence ATGGAACTTAGAAAAGCTATAGAAAAAGCAAAACAGGAACGTGAACGAACAGGATCAACAGCGCAGCAAAACAAGGCTAAAGCACCAGTACACCAGGCCGTTCAGAAAAATACGGGATGGACTCCGCCGGATTATCTTGAATCAAAATCAGCCCAACTCGATACGGTTAAAGCGGAAGAAAACAAGTGCGCAGCCCTTTTTTCGGATTCAGTTGCCATAAATTATTACAAGGTGCTGAAAACCCGCATACAGCATTGCATGCAGGCCAACGGATGGAACACAATCATGATAACCAGTGTCAATCCCGGTGAAGGTAAAACCCTCACTTCCATTAACCTGGCCATTACCATGGCCAGGGAATTCAATCAGACCGTACTCCTTGTAGACACTGATTTACACCATCAAAATATTCACAAGTATCTGGGAGTTTCCAGCAATATTGGGCTGATAGATTATCTTGAAAATAACACACCTCTGAAGGAACTGATTATATGGCCGGGAATTGAAAAATTGACTTTTATCTCCGGTGGCAAAAATGTACTGGAAAGCAGCGAACTCCTTGGATCACCAAAAATGAAAAATCTGGTAGATGAAATGAAAAAGCGCTACGATGAAAGATATATTATTTTTGACATTCCCCCTGTACTTGGAAACGCAGATGCCATTACGTTTGCACCAATGGTGGACTGCACCTTAATGGTGGTCGAAGAGGGAAAGACCACCATCCAGGACGTGAAAAAAGCGGTGGATCTTCTCCCGCAAAACAATTTTATCGGATATGTGCTTAACAGACAAACAGCTTCTATTCATAAAAGGATGAAATATGGTTATGGTTATGCCTGA
- a CDS encoding MraY family glycosyltransferase, with translation MNAVDIPNKRKIHETTMPKIGGLAMATGALVPILFWSSMDHFIQSILAGASIVVIFGFLDDIKNLGYKTKFTGQIAAALIVILYGGVKIQYLGTLLPDGSLLADPFSIPLTLIFIVGITNAINLSDGLDGLAGGISILTFIGIGYLAYLSNNSAILLIAVAVTGAIFGFLRFNTFPAVIFMGDAGSQALGFMAAVLSISITQSNPPFCAVLPLLLTGFPVLDTLTVMTERIIAHKSPFVADKRHFHHRLLDLGFFHTEAVLLIYIFQALLVTAAVLLRFFSEWFILIIYLIFSGTIIYCFLTAKKAGTRLARLSWFDKSIKGRLKILKEKKVIIKISFKTIYNGIPLLLLATAFIPVNIPIYFSIFSIIACILILASILFKKKRLCNILRLCLYISIPFLIFISESTPVPWINSSMTQIYNLSFGFLVFFVIMTLKFTKRQHGFKTTPMDFLILFVALIVPNFPAVYFDNNHLGLITAKIIVFLFSYEVIIGELRGESGKLGAATAGTFMVIFIKGFT, from the coding sequence ATGAATGCGGTGGATATTCCCAACAAGAGAAAAATACACGAAACAACCATGCCGAAAATAGGCGGACTCGCCATGGCTACAGGCGCCCTTGTTCCGATTCTATTCTGGTCAAGCATGGATCATTTTATTCAATCTATTCTGGCCGGTGCTTCTATAGTTGTTATTTTTGGATTTCTTGATGATATAAAAAACCTGGGATATAAAACAAAATTTACCGGCCAGATTGCTGCAGCCCTGATTGTTATCCTTTACGGGGGAGTCAAGATACAGTATCTTGGCACCTTACTGCCGGATGGCAGCCTTCTGGCCGATCCATTCTCTATCCCATTGACCTTAATTTTTATTGTGGGCATAACAAATGCTATCAATCTTTCCGATGGCCTTGACGGTTTAGCAGGTGGAATATCAATCCTAACCTTCATAGGCATTGGTTATCTGGCCTATTTAAGTAACAACTCCGCAATCCTGCTGATTGCGGTAGCAGTCACAGGAGCAATATTCGGATTTCTCAGGTTCAACACCTTTCCGGCGGTTATTTTTATGGGTGACGCAGGCAGCCAGGCACTCGGGTTTATGGCTGCTGTGCTTTCAATCAGTATAACACAATCGAATCCGCCCTTTTGCGCTGTTTTACCTTTGCTGCTGACAGGTTTTCCGGTACTGGATACTTTAACTGTGATGACAGAACGTATTATTGCTCATAAGTCTCCTTTTGTGGCCGACAAAAGGCATTTCCACCACAGACTTCTGGATCTCGGCTTTTTCCATACCGAAGCAGTACTTTTAATATATATTTTTCAGGCATTGCTGGTTACTGCTGCGGTTCTGCTCCGCTTCTTTTCAGAATGGTTCATATTAATAATTTATCTGATATTTTCGGGTACAATTATTTACTGTTTTTTAACGGCCAAAAAAGCAGGCACGCGCCTGGCCAGGTTAAGCTGGTTCGACAAAAGCATCAAAGGCAGACTCAAAATACTTAAAGAGAAGAAGGTTATTATAAAAATATCTTTCAAAACAATTTATAATGGCATCCCTTTACTTTTGCTGGCGACTGCTTTTATTCCGGTCAATATTCCGATATATTTCTCAATTTTTTCAATTATTGCGTGTATACTGATTTTAGCATCTATACTTTTCAAAAAAAAAAGGCTTTGCAATATTCTCCGCCTTTGTTTATACATTTCTATCCCTTTCCTTATTTTTATAAGTGAATCAACCCCTGTGCCATGGATAAACAGCAGTATGACGCAAATTTATAACCTTTCATTTGGATTCCTGGTTTTTTTTGTGATAATGACGCTGAAGTTCACCAAGCGACAACATGGTTTCAAAACAACGCCCATGGATTTTCTTATACTCTTTGTCGCTTTAATTGTGCCTAACTTTCCTGCGGTTTACTTTGATAACAATCATTTAGGTCTGATTACTGCAAAAATAATTGTCTTTCTGTTCAGCTATGAGGTTATTATCGGAGAACTGCGCGGCGAGTCAGGTAAGCTGGGAGCCGCTACTGCCGGCACTTTTATGGTAATTTTTATAAAAGGTTTTACATGA